The following coding sequences are from one Musa acuminata AAA Group cultivar baxijiao chromosome BXJ1-6, Cavendish_Baxijiao_AAA, whole genome shotgun sequence window:
- the LOC135677864 gene encoding desmethyl-deoxy-podophyllotoxin synthase-like: MDLTSTSFLFSFLVLLVSLLLLKKNRSGGGARATLPPGPSKLPIIGSLHHLLGGLPHRSLTALSKKFGPVILLKLGEVPTLVVSSTEAAAEIMKTHDVSFASRPTNLNLQSATYGDRGVGFTSYGFHWRELRKMSIVELLSAKRVQSFRFIREEEVLNLVRSIVLLSNAGSTVNLSKKLVLLANDIGSRSVIGSKCKYQKEFIRIVMQTLEAAGGFSLADLFPSWPIIKLLSGATFKMKMLHRDMDAILNSIIQERRERKSAEQPEEEEEEALVDVMLRVQTEGSLSFPLADEDMKAMMLDMLGGASETSAGIMEWAMSELMKNPRVMRRLQEEVRETVGEKGKVTEKDINGMNYLKLVIKETLRLHPPVPLLLPRECRETCEVLGYQIPEKTRVFVNVWALGRDPRYWDNPTEFEPERFERRNSMVDFKGTNFEFLPFGAGRRICPGMSFGLKSIELSLASLLYNFDWELPSGDEGMPQELDMSETFSITCRRKSDLCLRAIPRIPFSMN; the protein is encoded by the exons ATGGATCTCACCAgcacctccttcctcttctcctttctcgTCCTCCTCGTTTCGCTCCTGCTACTCAAGAAGAACAGGTCTGGTGGCGGAGCTCGTGCCACCCTGCCTCCCGGTCCATCTAAGCTCCCTATCATAGGCAGCTTGCACCATCTCTTGGGTGGCCTGCCGCATCGTTCCCTCACTGCCTTATCTAAGAAATTTGGCCCCGTGATACTCCTGAAGCTCGGTGAGGTCCCCACCCTCGTTGTCTCATCTACCGAAGCGGCTGCTGAGATCATGAAAACCCACGACGTCAGCTTCGCCTCTCGGCCCACTAACCTGAATCTCCAGTCCGCCACATACGGTGACAGGGGCGTCGGCTTTACCTCGTATGGATTCCACTGGAGGGAGCTGCGCAAGATGAGCATCGTGGAGCTATTGAGTGCCAAGCGAGTCCAATCTTTTCGGTTTATCCGGGAAGAGGAGGTGCTTAATCTTGTGCGGTCGATAGTCCTGTTGTCCAACGCTGGTTCCACCGTGAACCTCAGTAAGAAATTGGTGCTGTTGGCTAATGACATAGGCTCCCGGTCCGTCATCGGCAGCAAGTGCAAGTACCAGAAAGAGTTCATACGGATAGTGATGCAAACGCTGGAAGCTGCCGGAGGCTTCAGTTTGGCGGACTTATTCCCGTCATGGCCGATAATTAAACTTCTCAGTGGTGCGACTTTCAAGATGAAGATGTTACACCGTGACATGGACGCGATCCTGAATAGCATCATTCAAGAGCGCAGAGAAAGGAAGTCCGCAGAgcaaccggaggaggaggaggaggaggccttggTCGATGTCATGCTGAGAGTTCAAACTGAAGGTAGCCTGTCATTCCCCTTAGCAGACGAGGACATGAAAGCCATGATGCTG GATATGCTCGGTGGGGCCAGCGAGACCTCCGCAGGAATAATGGAGTGGGCCATGTCGGAGCTGATGAAGAATCCAAGAGTGATGCGAAGGTTGCAAGAGGAGGTGAGGGAGACTGTCGGAGAAAAGGGAAAGGTGACGGAGAAGGACATTAACGGAATGAACTACTTGAAACTGGTCATCAAGGAGACTCTGAGGCTGCACCCTCCTGTTCCTCTGCTGCTCCCCCGAGAGTGCCGGGAGACGTGCGAGGTTCTTGGTTACCAGATACCAGAGAAGACAAGAGTATTCGTGAACGTTTGGGCCTTGGGAAGGGATCCTCGGTACTGGGACAATCCCACTGAGTTTGAGCCAGAGAGATTCGAGAGGAGGAATTCCATGGTCGACTTCAAGGGAACCAACTTTGAGTTCTTACCTTTCGGAGCAGGCAGGAGGATATGCCCAGGGATGTCATTTGGTTTGAAGAGCATAGAGCTTTCCCTGGCTAGCCTTCTCTACAACTTTGATTGGGAGCTCCCATCGGGAGATGAAGGGATGCCCCAGGAGTTGGACATGAGCGAAACCTTCTCGATTACGTGCCGGAGGAAGTCGGACCTCTGCCTGCGTGCCATCCCTCGTATTCCTTTCTCCATGAACTGA
- the LOC135677084 gene encoding desmethyl-deoxy-podophyllotoxin synthase-like: MDLTSTSFLFSFLVLLVSLLLLKKNRSGGGARATLPPGPSKLPIIGSLHHLLGGLPHRSLTALSKKFGPVILLKLGEVPTLVVSSTEAAAEIMKTHDVSFASRPTNLNLQSATYGDRGVGFTSYGFHWRELRKMSIVELLSAKRVQSFRFIREEEVLNLVRSIVLLSNAGSTVNLSKKLVLLANDIGSRSVIGSKCKYQKEFIRIVMQTLEAAGGFSLADLFPSWPIIKLLSGATFKMQMLHRDMDAILNSIIQERRERKSAEQPEEEEEEEALVDVMLRVQAEGSLSFPLADEDMKAMMLVCFFF; the protein is encoded by the coding sequence ATGGATCTCACCAgcacctccttcctcttctcctttctcgTCCTCCTCGTTTCGCTGCTGCTACTCAAGAAGAACAGGTCTGGTGGCGGAGCTCGTGCCACACTGCCTCCCGGTCCATCTAAGCTCCCTATCATAGGCAGCTTGCACCATCTCTTGGGTGGCCTGCCGCATCGTTCCCTCACTGCCTTATCTAAGAAATTTGGCCCCGTGATACTCCTGAAGCTCGGTGAGGTCCCCACCCTCGTTGTCTCATCTACCGAAGCGGCTGCTGAGATCATGAAAACTCACGACGTCAGCTTCGCCTCTCGGCCCACTAACCTGAATCTCCAGTCCGCCACATACGGTGACAGGGGCGTCGGCTTTACCTCGTATGGATTCCACTGGAGGGAGCTGCGCAAGATGAGCATCGTGGAGCTATTGAGTGCCAAGCGAGTCCAATCTTTTCGCTTTATCCGGGAAGAGGAGGTGCTTAATCTTGTGCGGTCGATAGTCCTGTTGTCCAACGCTGGTTCCACCGTGAACCTCAGTAAGAAATTGGTGCTGTTGGCTAATGACATAGGCTCCCGGTCCGTCATCGGCAGCAAGTGCAAGTACCAGAAAGAGTTCATACGGATAGTGATGCAAACGCTGGAAGCTGCCGGAGGCTTCAGTTTGGCGGACTTATTCCCGTCATGGCCGATAATTAAACTTCTCAGTGGCGCGACTTTCAAGATGCAGATGTTACACCGTGACATGGACGCGATCCTGAATAGCATCATTCAAGAGCGCAGAGAAAGGAAGTCCGCAGAgcaaccggaggaggaggaggaggaggaggccttggTCGATGTCATGCTGAGAGTTCAAGCTGAAGGTAGCCTGTCATTCCCCTTAGCAGACGAGGACATGAAAGCCATGATGCtggtatgcttttttttttaa
- the LOC135677085 gene encoding cytochrome P450 71D10-like, protein MLGGASETSAGIMEWAMSELMRNPRVMRKLQEEVRETVGEKGKVTEKDINGMNYLKLVIKETLRLHPPVPLLLPRECRETCEVLGYQIPEKTRVFVNVWALGRDPRYWDSPTEFEPERFERRNSMVDFKGTNFEFLPFGAGRRICPGMSFGLKSIELSLASLLYNFDWELPSGNEGMPQELDMSETFSITCRRKSDLCLRAIPRIPFSMT, encoded by the coding sequence ATGCTCGGTGGGGCCAGCGAGACCTCCGCAGGAATAATGGAGTGGGCCATGTCGGAGCTGATGAGGAATCCAAGAGTGATGCGGAAGTTGCAAGAGGAGGTGAGGGAGACTGTCGGAGAAAAGGGAAAGGTGACGGAGAAGGACATCAACGGAATGAACTACTTGAAACTGGTCATCAAGGAGACTCTGAGGCTGCACCCTCCTGTTCCTCTGCTGCTCCCCCGAGAGTGCCGGGAGACGTGCGAGGTTCTTGGTTACCAgataccagagaagacgagagtattCGTGAACGTTTGGGCCTTGGGAAGGGATCCTCGATACTGGGACAGTCCCACTGAGTTTGAGCCAGAGAGATTCGAGAGGAGGAATTCCATGGTCGACTTCAAGGGAACCAACTTTGAGTTCTTACCTTTCGGGGCAGGCAGGAGGATATGCCCGGGGATGTCATTTGGTTTGAAGAGCATAGAGCTTTCCCTGGCTAGCCTTCTCTACAACTTTGATTGGGAGCTCCCATCGGGAAATGAAGGGATGCCCCAGGAGTTGGACATGAGCGAGACCTTCTCGATTACGTGCCGGAGGAAGTCGGACCTCTGCCTACGTGCCATCCCTCGTATTCCTTTCTCCATGACTTGA
- the LOC135677086 gene encoding desmethyl-deoxy-podophyllotoxin synthase-like, with product MDLTSTSFLFSFLVLLVSLLLLKKNRSGGGARATLPPGPSKLPIIGSLHHLLGGLPHRSLTALSKKFGPVILLKLGEVPTLVVSSTEAAAEIMKTHDVSFASRPTNLNLQSATYGDRGVGFTSYGFHWRELRKMSIVELLSAKRVQSFRFIREEEVLNLVRSIVLLSNAGSTVNLSKKLVLLANDIGSRSVIGSKCKYQKEFIRIVMQTLEAAGGFSLADLFPSWPIINLLSGATFKMKMLHRDMDAILNSIIQERRERKSAEQPEEEEEEALVDVMLRVQAEGSLSFPLADEDMKAMMLDMLGGASETSAGIMEWAMSELMKNPRVMRRLQEEVRETVGEKGKVTEKDINGMNYLKLVIKETLRLHPPVPLLLPRECRETCEVLGYQIPEKTRVFVNVWALGRDPRYWDNPTEFEPERFERRNSMVDFKGTNFEFLPFGAGRRICPGMSFGLKSIELSLASLLYNFDWELPSGDEGMPQELDMSETFSITCRRKSDLCLRAIPRIPFSMN from the exons ATGGATCTCACCAgcacctccttcctcttctcctttctcgTCCTCCTCGTTTCGCTGCTGCTACTCAAGAAGAACAGGTCTGGTGGCGGAGCTCGTGCCACACTGCCTCCCGGTCCATCTAAGCTCCCTATCATAGGCAGCTTGCACCATCTCTTGGGTGGCCTGCCGCATCGTTCCCTCACTGCCTTATCTAAGAAATTTGGCCCCGTGATACTCCTGAAGCTCGGTGAGGTCCCCACCCTCGTTGTCTCATCTACCGAAGCGGCTGCTGAGATCATGAAAACTCACGACGTCAGCTTCGCCTCTCGGCCCACTAACCTGAATCTCCAGTCCGCCACATACGGTGACAGGGGCGTCGGCTTTACCTCGTATGGATTCCACTGGAGGGAGCTGCGCAAGATGAGCATCGTGGAGCTATTGAGTGCCAAGCGAGTCCAATCTTTTCGCTTTATCCGGGAAGAGGAGGTGCTTAATCTTGTGCGGTCGATAGTCCTGTTGTCCAACGCTGGTTCCACCGTGAACCTCAGTAAGAAATTGGTGCTGTTGGCTAATGACATAGGCTCCCGGTCCGTCATCGGCAGCAAGTGCAAGTACCAGAAAGAGTTCATACGGATAGTGATGCAAACGCTGGAAGCTGCCGGAGGCTTCAGTTTGGCGGACTTATTCCCGTCATGGCCGATAATTAATCTTCTCAGTGGTGCGACTTTCAAGATGAAGATGTTACACCGTGACATGGACGCGATCCTGAATAGCATCATTCAAGAGCGCAGAGAAAGGAAGTCCGCAGAgcaaccggaggaggaggaggaggaggccttggTCGATGTCATGCTGAGAGTTCAAGCTGAAGGTAGCCTGTCATTCCCCTTAGCAGACGAGGACATGAAAGCCATGATGCTG GATATGCTCGGTGGGGCCAGCGAGACCTCCGCAGGAATAATGGAGTGGGCCATGTCGGAGCTGATGAAGAATCCAAGAGTGATGCGAAGGTTGCAAGAGGAGGTGAGGGAGACTGTCGGAGAAAAGGGAAAGGTGACGGAGAAGGACATCAACGGAATGAACTACTTGAAACTGGTCATCAAGGAGACTCTGAGGCTGCACCCTCCTGTTCCTCTGCTGCTCCCCCGAGAGTGCCGGGAGACGTGCGAGGTTCTTGGTTACCAGATACCAGAGAAGACAAGAGTATTCGTGAACGTTTGGGCCTTGGGAAGGGATCCTCGGTACTGGGACAATCCCACTGAGTTTGAGCCAGAGAGATTCGAGAGGAGGAATTCCATGGTCGACTTCAAGGGAACCAACTTTGAGTTCTTACCTTTCGGAGCAGGCAGGAGGATATGCCCAGGGATGTCATTTGGTTTGAAGAGCATAGAGCTTTCCCTGGCTAGCCTTCTCTACAACTTTGATTGGGAGCTCCCATCGGGAGATGAAGGGATGCCCCAGGAGTTGGACATGAGCGAAACCTTCTCGATTACGTGCCGGAGGAAGTCGGACCTCTGCCTGCGTGCCATCCCTCGTATTCCTTTCTCCATGAACTGA